In Arthrobacter sp. MN05-02, one genomic interval encodes:
- a CDS encoding transcription regulator → MKALPVEPTNAPVAIGSRIRAARQAQRMTIEQVAASTGLTKGFLSRVERDLTSPSVASLVTLCQVLSISIGDLFLVPETHLTRLEEAPRISLGGQGINERLMTARSERRLQMIRAVVEPHGRGEDELYSVDCEVEALHVVEGRFVLIFSNDRYDLEAGDTVTFPGREPHSWLNPDGREAVVLWTLVPAASGK, encoded by the coding sequence ATGAAGGCACTGCCTGTTGAGCCGACCAATGCGCCGGTCGCCATCGGCTCCCGCATCCGTGCAGCCCGCCAGGCGCAGCGCATGACGATCGAGCAGGTGGCCGCGTCCACCGGCCTGACCAAGGGCTTCCTCAGCAGGGTCGAGCGGGACCTCACGTCGCCCTCCGTCGCCTCGCTGGTCACCCTGTGCCAGGTGCTGTCCATCTCGATCGGCGACCTGTTCCTGGTGCCCGAGACGCACCTGACGCGGCTGGAGGAAGCGCCGCGCATCAGCCTCGGCGGGCAGGGCATCAACGAGCGCCTGATGACGGCGCGCTCCGAGCGGAGGCTGCAGATGATCCGCGCCGTCGTCGAACCGCACGGCCGGGGCGAGGACGAGCTCTACTCCGTCGACTGCGAGGTCGAGGCCCTGCACGTGGTCGAGGGCCGCTTCGTCCTGATCTTCTCCAACGACCGGTACGACCTGGAGGCGGGGGACACCGTCACCTTCCCCGGCCGCGAGCCGCACAGCTGGCTCAATCCCGACGGCCGCGAGGCCGTGGTGCTGTGGACGCTCGTGCCCGCGGCGTCGGGGAAGTAG
- a CDS encoding DNA-binding protein, translating into MEGRGQHERASQLEKWLDTEESQSVGQKDQDGGESVGHRSGRRIIEILNTKRDDLGDDDVEHMQKVVGYVHRHLAQRPTKEDIESSKWRYSLMNWGHDPLK; encoded by the coding sequence GTGGAAGGACGCGGTCAACATGAGCGCGCGTCCCAGCTCGAGAAATGGCTCGACACGGAGGAGTCGCAATCCGTCGGCCAGAAGGACCAGGACGGCGGCGAGTCCGTGGGGCATCGATCCGGCCGGCGCATCATCGAGATCCTGAACACGAAGCGGGACGACCTCGGGGACGACGACGTCGAGCACATGCAGAAGGTGGTGGGCTACGTCCACCGCCACCTGGCCCAGCGCCCCACCAAGGAGGACATCGAGTCCTCGAAATGGCGCTACTCGCTCATGAACTGGGGCCACGATCCCCTGAAATAG
- the speB gene encoding agmatinase, producing the protein MEELRITGGGHLGPIDSSRIPRYAGAATFARLPRLDQVDRADIAVVGVPFDSGVSYRPGARFGGNHVREASRLLRPYNPALDVSPFERVQVADAGDMAVNPFNIHEAIETVQQEALDLTAGGTRLVTLGGDHTIALPLLRAAAERAGSPVAMLHFDAHLDTWDTYFGAEYTHGTPFRRAVEEGILDTEAISHVGTRGPLYGVRDLEDDRRFGFGIVTSSDVYRQGVDEVVDKLRARIGNRPLYVSVDIDVLDPAHAPGTGTPEAGGITSRELLEILRGLRGLNLVGADVVEVAPAYDHAELTGVAASHVAYDLVTLMADTLAPSDAPIRGDK; encoded by the coding sequence GTGGAAGAACTGCGCATCACGGGAGGCGGGCACCTCGGCCCCATCGACTCCTCCCGCATTCCCCGCTATGCAGGGGCGGCGACCTTCGCGCGCCTGCCCCGCCTCGACCAGGTGGACCGCGCCGACATCGCCGTGGTCGGCGTCCCCTTCGACTCCGGGGTGTCCTACCGACCCGGGGCCCGGTTCGGCGGGAACCACGTCCGCGAGGCGTCGCGCCTCCTGCGGCCGTACAACCCGGCGCTCGACGTCTCACCGTTCGAGCGCGTGCAGGTGGCCGACGCGGGGGACATGGCCGTCAACCCGTTCAACATCCACGAGGCCATCGAGACGGTGCAGCAGGAGGCCCTCGACCTGACGGCCGGCGGGACCCGGCTGGTCACGCTCGGTGGCGACCACACCATCGCGCTGCCCCTGCTGCGCGCGGCTGCGGAGCGTGCCGGATCGCCGGTGGCCATGCTGCACTTCGACGCCCACCTGGACACCTGGGACACCTACTTCGGGGCCGAGTACACGCACGGCACCCCGTTCCGCAGGGCGGTGGAGGAGGGGATCCTCGATACCGAGGCCATCTCCCACGTGGGGACCCGCGGGCCGCTGTACGGGGTGCGGGATCTCGAGGACGACCGCCGCTTCGGCTTCGGCATCGTCACGTCCTCCGACGTCTACCGCCAGGGCGTCGACGAGGTGGTCGACAAGCTGAGGGCGCGCATCGGCAACCGCCCGCTCTACGTCTCGGTGGACATCGACGTGCTGGACCCCGCGCACGCGCCCGGGACCGGGACGCCCGAGGCGGGCGGCATCACGAGCCGGGAACTGCTCGAGATCCTCCGCGGGCTCCGCGGACTGAACCTCGTCGGTGCCGACGTCGTCGAGGTCGCGCCCGCCTACGACCACGCCGAGCTCACCGGAGTCGCGGCATCGCACGTGGCCTACGACCTCGTGACGCTGATGGCCGACACCCTCGCGCCGTCCGACGCGCCGATCCGCGGGGACAAGTAG
- a CDS encoding amino acid transporter: MSTRQPAPIPSHGRKRLERWLLDESSRPTAHQPETERTQPWWKVMCLTGVDYFSTLGYQPAIAAAAAGVLSPLATLILVAVTLFGALPVYKRVASESPRGEGSIAMLEKLLPKWRGKIFVLVLLGFAATSFLITMTLSAADASAHLVENPFAPTWLHGQEILITVIFLALLSVVFLRGFREAIGIAVAIVAVFLALNLVVVVVAVGQITAQDGIVTDWWTALTTQHGNPLIMVGLAVLIFPRLALGLSGFETGVVVMPQIDGRPGDTAENPAGRIAGAHRLLTSAALIMSGFLIASSFVTTLLIPAAAFEEGGPANGRALAYLAHLYLGDGFGTVYDISTISILWFAGASAMTGLLNLVPRYLPRYGMAPAWAEAVRPLVLVITLIAIVVTFFFRADVEAQGGAYATGVLALITSASVAVTLSAHRKHQRGRTIGFGLATVVFVLTTAVNMIERPDGLKIALFFILGIIVISFVSRSRRAFELRATSIRMDEAAVSFVGAQDDGDILLIAHEPKRLSGSAYRHKLQHACAVSHFPSTAKPLFIEVTVDDSSDFETELRVRGVVRHGYRILEVHSSNVPNTIAAVMLHIRDITGLMPHVYFRWTEGDPVANLFKFLVTGEGEIAPVTREVLRAAEPDVTKRPWVHVG; encoded by the coding sequence GTGAGCACCCGGCAGCCGGCACCGATCCCTTCCCACGGCAGGAAGCGCCTCGAGCGCTGGCTCCTCGACGAGTCGAGCCGGCCCACCGCGCACCAGCCCGAGACGGAACGGACCCAGCCCTGGTGGAAGGTGATGTGCCTGACCGGCGTCGACTACTTCTCGACGCTGGGCTACCAGCCCGCCATCGCCGCAGCGGCGGCAGGCGTCCTCTCCCCGCTCGCCACCCTCATCCTCGTGGCCGTGACCCTGTTCGGCGCACTGCCCGTGTACAAGCGCGTCGCCTCGGAGAGTCCCCGCGGGGAGGGCTCCATCGCGATGCTCGAGAAGCTGCTGCCGAAGTGGCGCGGCAAGATCTTCGTGCTCGTGCTGCTCGGCTTCGCGGCGACCAGCTTCCTGATCACCATGACGCTCTCCGCGGCCGATGCCAGCGCCCACCTGGTCGAGAACCCGTTCGCTCCCACCTGGCTGCACGGCCAGGAGATCCTCATCACCGTCATCTTCCTCGCGCTCCTGTCGGTGGTGTTCCTCCGCGGCTTCCGGGAGGCCATCGGGATCGCCGTCGCCATCGTGGCGGTGTTCCTCGCGCTCAACCTGGTGGTGGTCGTCGTCGCCGTCGGGCAGATCACGGCGCAGGACGGCATCGTGACCGACTGGTGGACGGCACTCACCACGCAGCACGGCAACCCGCTGATCATGGTCGGCCTCGCCGTCCTCATCTTCCCGCGCCTCGCCCTCGGCCTCTCGGGCTTCGAGACCGGCGTCGTCGTCATGCCGCAGATCGACGGCAGGCCCGGTGACACGGCGGAGAACCCGGCCGGCCGCATCGCCGGCGCACACAGGCTCCTCACCTCGGCGGCGCTCATCATGAGCGGATTCCTCATCGCCTCGAGCTTCGTGACGACCCTGCTCATCCCCGCCGCGGCCTTCGAGGAGGGTGGTCCGGCCAACGGCCGCGCGCTGGCCTACCTCGCGCACCTCTACCTCGGCGACGGCTTCGGCACCGTCTACGACATCTCGACGATCAGCATCCTCTGGTTCGCCGGCGCCTCCGCCATGACGGGCCTGCTGAACCTCGTGCCGCGCTACCTGCCGCGCTACGGCATGGCACCGGCCTGGGCCGAGGCCGTCCGCCCGCTCGTGCTGGTCATCACGCTCATCGCGATCGTCGTCACGTTCTTCTTCCGCGCCGACGTCGAGGCACAGGGCGGCGCCTACGCCACGGGCGTCCTGGCCCTCATCACCTCCGCATCGGTGGCGGTCACCCTGTCGGCCCACCGCAAGCACCAGCGCGGACGGACCATCGGCTTCGGCCTCGCGACGGTCGTCTTCGTGCTGACGACCGCCGTCAACATGATCGAGCGGCCCGACGGCCTCAAGATCGCCCTGTTCTTCATCCTCGGGATCATCGTCATCTCGTTCGTCTCACGGTCACGCCGCGCGTTCGAACTGCGGGCCACGAGCATCCGGATGGACGAGGCCGCGGTGTCCTTCGTCGGTGCGCAGGACGACGGCGACATCCTGCTGATCGCCCACGAACCCAAACGGCTCAGCGGCTCCGCCTACCGGCACAAGCTCCAGCATGCGTGCGCCGTCTCCCACTTCCCGAGCACCGCGAAGCCCCTCTTCATCGAGGTGACGGTCGACGACTCGTCGGACTTCGAGACGGAACTGCGCGTGCGCGGCGTGGTGCGGCACGGGTATCGCATCCTCGAGGTCCATAGCTCGAACGTGCCCAACACCATCGCCGCCGTCATGCTGCACATCCGCGACATCACCGGACTCATGCCGCATGTCTACTTCCGCTGGACGGAGGGCGATCCCGTGGCGAACCTCTTCAAGTTCCTCGTCACGGGCGAGGGCGAGATCGCGCCCGTGACGCGCGAGGTGCTGCGTGCAGCCGAGCCGGACGTGACGAAACGCCCGTGGGTGCATGTCGGCTGA
- a CDS encoding acetolactate synthase, with product MDVTAGAASAAPTPVSGQRNGGDLVVETLSALGATTVFGIPGQHALGLFDALSRSDLRFVSSRVENNSAFAADGFSRATGEVGVLFLSTGPGALTSLAGLQEAYATGVPMVVVASQIPLEGLGARRKGMLHQLDDQKASAANVTKSQRLIQHASGIPSAIQDAWTEAVSSPQGPVWIEVPQNVLLDPVLVPKVEDALAEPFDNPPRIELVREAVAWLRDSKRPAIVAGGGARRGRAESWLLSIAEKLGAPVVCSPGGNGAFPWTHELSLQSWVEDRYVTEVLEDADVLLVVGSSLGEVTSNYFTMEPRGRIIQIDAEPRVLESNRPALGIRADAGQALAALDEALQPLDRDREPGYDAAALVAETLARVGARLDAQDLGKERAFLQDIRDAVPSGMQTFWDMTISAYWAWSCWDARGGQFHSAQGAGGLGFGFPGAIGGAVGLESRGLPARVLAVSGDGSAMYSIAELATARQHDIPVTWLIVDDGGYGILREYMEGAFGKATATELSRPDFVALAESFGVPARRVAPEDIGPALSASLAAEGSQRRRRGDAPASLRSHPPRSVGFPFSAPGESVGSTIASRKEHHGIQQGGRGHLEHLPGRDRGKDRGQAREGVHVRRPEVQCVEGRAVLHRGELEVREEGSAQGKRTVQEVAGEGRPAAAGRPSPSFGMDRRRPYFRGSWPQFMSE from the coding sequence ATGGACGTCACCGCCGGCGCCGCCTCGGCAGCCCCAACCCCCGTCAGCGGCCAGCGCAACGGCGGTGACCTCGTCGTCGAGACGCTGTCCGCCCTCGGCGCGACGACGGTGTTCGGCATCCCGGGCCAGCACGCTCTCGGGCTCTTCGACGCGCTGTCCCGCTCCGACCTCCGGTTCGTCTCCTCCCGGGTCGAGAACAACTCGGCCTTCGCCGCCGACGGCTTCTCCCGTGCGACCGGCGAGGTCGGCGTCCTCTTCCTCTCCACCGGACCCGGAGCGCTGACCTCGCTCGCCGGCCTGCAGGAGGCCTACGCCACCGGCGTGCCCATGGTCGTCGTCGCCAGCCAGATCCCCCTCGAAGGACTCGGCGCCCGTCGCAAGGGCATGCTCCACCAGCTCGACGACCAGAAGGCGTCGGCTGCGAACGTCACGAAGAGCCAGCGCCTGATCCAGCACGCCTCCGGTATCCCGTCCGCCATCCAGGACGCCTGGACCGAGGCGGTCTCCTCGCCCCAGGGGCCCGTGTGGATCGAGGTGCCGCAGAACGTGCTGCTGGACCCCGTGCTGGTGCCCAAGGTCGAGGACGCGCTCGCGGAGCCCTTCGACAATCCGCCGCGCATCGAGCTGGTGCGCGAGGCCGTGGCCTGGCTCAGGGACTCGAAGCGGCCGGCGATCGTCGCGGGTGGCGGCGCGCGGCGCGGCCGGGCCGAGTCCTGGCTCCTGTCGATCGCCGAGAAGCTCGGCGCCCCCGTGGTCTGCTCGCCCGGCGGCAACGGCGCCTTCCCGTGGACGCACGAGCTGTCCCTGCAGTCGTGGGTGGAGGACCGGTACGTCACCGAGGTGCTCGAGGACGCCGATGTCCTCCTCGTCGTGGGGTCCTCGCTCGGCGAGGTCACCTCCAACTACTTCACGATGGAGCCCCGGGGCCGGATCATCCAGATCGACGCCGAGCCGCGCGTCCTGGAGTCCAACCGGCCGGCGCTCGGGATCCGGGCCGACGCGGGACAGGCCCTCGCGGCCCTCGACGAGGCGCTCCAGCCGCTCGACCGGGATCGCGAGCCGGGCTACGATGCCGCGGCCCTCGTGGCCGAGACGCTCGCCCGGGTGGGCGCGCGGCTCGACGCGCAGGATCTCGGCAAGGAGCGGGCTTTCCTGCAGGACATCCGCGACGCTGTTCCCTCGGGTATGCAGACCTTCTGGGACATGACCATCTCGGCGTACTGGGCCTGGAGCTGCTGGGATGCGCGCGGCGGCCAGTTCCACTCCGCGCAGGGCGCCGGAGGCCTCGGCTTCGGTTTCCCCGGCGCCATCGGGGGTGCCGTGGGCCTCGAGTCACGGGGGCTGCCGGCCCGGGTCCTCGCGGTGTCGGGGGACGGTTCGGCGATGTACTCCATCGCCGAGCTGGCGACCGCGCGGCAGCACGACATCCCCGTCACGTGGCTGATCGTCGACGACGGCGGCTACGGCATCCTCCGCGAGTACATGGAGGGTGCCTTCGGGAAGGCGACGGCGACCGAACTGTCCCGCCCCGACTTCGTGGCACTGGCGGAGTCCTTCGGCGTGCCGGCCCGCCGCGTGGCACCCGAGGACATCGGTCCCGCGCTCAGTGCGAGCCTCGCTGCCGAGGGGTCCCAACGTCGTCGTCGTGGAGACGCTCCTGCGTCTCTTCGCTCCCACCCACCTCGATCAGTAGGCTTTCCTTTTTCCGCCCCGGGTGAGAGTGTCGGAAGCACCATCGCCTCGAGGAAGGAACACCATGGCATTCAGCAAGGGGGACGAGGTCACCTGGAACACCTCCCAGGGAGAGACCGAGGGAAAGATCGTGGACAAGCACGAGAAGGAGTTCACGTTCGACGGCCAGAAGTTCAATGCGTCGAAGGACGAGCCGTACTACACCGTGGAGAGCTCGAAGTCCGGGAAGAAGGCAGCGCACAAGGAAAGCGCACTGTCCAAGAAGTAGCCGGCGAAGGGCGCCCCGCAGCGGCGGGGCGCCCTTCTCCGTCTTTCGGGATGGACCGGCGCCGCCCCTATTTCAGGGGATCGTGGCCCCAGTTCATGAGCGAGTAG